In Carya illinoinensis cultivar Pawnee chromosome 7, C.illinoinensisPawnee_v1, whole genome shotgun sequence, the following are encoded in one genomic region:
- the LOC122316410 gene encoding uncharacterized protein LOC122316410 codes for MLFRRLVEVEPPSLVRDIIGAAIMMIGVVLPVGYMMFRNKRVSSSSSSYSKQTKKDLYRETENESFGFDLHIVMYEEENRGKRI; via the coding sequence ATGTTGTTCAGGAGGCTGGTGGAGGTGGAACCACCAAGCCTTGTAAGAGACATAATCGGAGCAGCGATCATGATGATCGGAGTTGTATTGCCCGTCGGATATATGATGTTCCGAAACAAGCGtgtctcctcctcttcttcctcttacTCCAAACAGacaaaaaaagatttatatagAGAGACTGAAAATGAGAGCTTTGGATTTGATTTACATATCGTAATGtatgaagaagaaaatagagGGAAAAGGATTTAA